The Helicobacter pylori genome includes a window with the following:
- a CDS encoding (Fe-S)-binding protein, giving the protein MKVNFFATCLGAAIYSNASLNAIKLLRKENLEVVFKKDQTCCGQPSYNSGYYEETKKVVLYNIKLYSNNDYPIILPSGSCTGMMRHDYLELFEGHAEFNMVKDFCSRVYELSEFLDKKLQVKYEDKGEPLKITWHSNCHALRVAKVIDSAKNLIRQLKNVELIELEKEEECCGFGGTFSVKEPEISAVMVKEKIKDIESRQVDVIVSADAGCLMNISTAMQKMGSLTKPMHFYDFLVSRLGL; this is encoded by the coding sequence TTGAAAGTCAATTTCTTTGCTACTTGTCTAGGAGCAGCCATATACAGCAACGCATCGCTTAACGCTATCAAATTACTCCGTAAGGAAAATTTGGAAGTGGTTTTTAAAAAAGACCAGACTTGTTGCGGCCAGCCAAGCTACAACTCAGGGTATTATGAAGAGACAAAAAAAGTCGTTTTATACAATATCAAACTTTATTCCAATAACGACTACCCTATTATTTTACCGAGTGGTTCATGCACGGGGATGATGCGGCATGATTATTTGGAATTGTTTGAAGGGCATGCGGAATTCAACATGGTTAAAGATTTTTGCTCTAGGGTGTATGAATTAAGCGAATTTTTGGATAAAAAATTGCAAGTCAAGTATGAAGATAAGGGCGAACCCCTTAAAATCACATGGCATTCTAATTGCCATGCCTTAAGGGTGGCTAAAGTGATTGACTCGGCGAAAAACCTCATCAGACAGCTTAAAAATGTGGAACTCATTGAATTGGAAAAAGAAGAAGAATGCTGCGGGTTTGGAGGGACTTTTTCGGTTAAAGAGCCTGAAATTTCAGCGGTTATGGTCAAAGAAAAGATTAAAGACATAGAAAGCCGTCAGGTGGATGTGATTGTTTCAGCGGATGCTGGGTGTTTGATGAATATCAGCACCGCTATGCAAAAAATGGGCTCTCTAACAAAACCCATGCATTTTTATGACTTTTTAGTCTCAAGGCTTGGGCTTTAA
- a CDS encoding adenine-specific DNA glycosylase has protein sequence METLHNALLKWYEECGRKGLPFRNLKGINAPYEVYISEVMSQQTQINTVVERFYSPFLEAFPTLKDLANAQLEEVLLLWRGLGYYSRAKNLKKSAEICVKEHNSQLPNDYQSLLKLPGIGAYTANAILCFGFREKTACVDANIKRVLLRLFGLDPNTHAKDLQIKANDFLNPNESFNHNQALIDLGALICSPKPKCTICPFNPYCLGKNHLEKHTLKKKQEIIQEERYLGVVIKNNQIALEKIEQKLYLGMHHFPDLKENLECKLPFLGAIKHSHTKFKLNLNLYSAAIKDLKNPVRFYSLKDLETLPISSMTLKILNFLKQKNLFGG, from the coding sequence TTGGAAACTTTACACAACGCCCTTTTAAAATGGTATGAAGAATGTGGGCGCAAAGGTTTACCTTTTAGGAATTTAAAGGGCATTAACGCTCCTTATGAAGTCTATATCAGCGAAGTGATGAGCCAACAAACCCAAATCAACACGGTAGTTGAGCGTTTTTATTCCCCTTTTTTAGAAGCTTTCCCCACTTTAAAAGACTTAGCGAACGCTCAATTAGAAGAGGTTTTATTGCTCTGGCGAGGGCTTGGTTATTATTCAAGGGCTAAAAATTTAAAAAAAAGCGCTGAAATTTGCGTGAAAGAACATAACTCACAATTACCCAATGACTATCAAAGCCTGTTAAAACTCCCTGGGATTGGTGCATACACGGCTAATGCGATCTTGTGTTTTGGTTTTAGGGAAAAAACCGCATGCGTGGACGCTAATATCAAGCGCGTGCTTTTAAGGCTTTTTGGTTTAGATCCTAATACCCACGCTAAAGACTTACAAATTAAGGCGAATGACTTTCTTAATCCTAATGAAAGCTTTAATCATAACCAAGCCCTAATTGATCTAGGGGCTTTAATCTGCTCCCCTAAACCCAAATGCACGATTTGCCCTTTCAATCCTTATTGTTTAGGTAAAAACCACCTAGAAAAACACACGCTTAAGAAAAAACAAGAGATCATTCAAGAAGAGCGTTACTTGGGCGTTGTGATTAAAAATAATCAAATCGCTTTAGAAAAAATAGAGCAAAAACTCTATTTGGGGATGCACCATTTCCCTGACTTAAAAGAAAATTTAGAATGCAAACTCCCCTTTTTAGGCGCGATCAAACACAGCCACACTAAATTCAAGCTCAATTTAAACCTCTATTCAGCTGCAATAAAGGATTTAAAAAACCCTGTTCGTTTTTATAGCCTTAAAGACTTAGAAACTTTACCCATAAGCTCTATGACGCTTAAAATCTTGAATTTTTTAAAACAAAAAAATTTATTTGGGGGTTAA
- a CDS encoding L-lactate permease, translating into MSEFHQIYDPLGNIWLSALVALLPILLFFLSLMVFKLKGYTAAFLSVALSAIIVVLVYKMPVSMVGSSFLYGFLYGLWPIAWIIIAAIFLYKLSVKSGYFEILKESVQSITLDHRILVILIGFCFGSFLEGAIGFGGPIAITAAILVGLGLSPLYSAGLCLIANTAPVAFGAVGIPISAMASAVGVPAILISAMTGKILFFVSLLVPFFIVFLMDGFKGIKETFPAVFIAAFSFAGAQFLSSNYLGPELPGIISALVSLVATALFLKFWQPKVIFRSDGKAASFTKSNHHICKVYVAWSPFVILVLVIVLWIQPFFKALFEKDGLLAFSNFYFEFNNISNHIFKSPPFVEANQSVSFPVVFKFFLINTVGTSIFLAALVSMLVLRVRVSDALSVFGETLKEMRYPILTIGLVLSFAYVSNYSGISSTLALALTHTGLAFTFFSPLIGWVGVFLTGSDTSSNLLFGSLQQLTAQRLHLPEVLTLTANTVGGTLGKMISPQSIAIACAAVGLAGKESDLFKFTVKYSLIFVAIMGVVISAIAYLIPEVVPAIK; encoded by the coding sequence GTGTCAGAATTTCATCAAATTTATGACCCTTTGGGTAATATTTGGCTGAGCGCTCTTGTAGCTTTATTGCCGATTTTGTTATTTTTCTTATCTTTAATGGTTTTTAAACTCAAAGGTTATACAGCGGCCTTTTTGAGCGTGGCCTTATCAGCCATTATTGTGGTTTTAGTGTATAAAATGCCTGTTAGCATGGTGGGATCAAGCTTTCTTTATGGCTTCCTCTATGGCTTATGGCCGATCGCATGGATCATCATTGCGGCGATTTTTTTATACAAACTCAGCGTTAAATCCGGCTATTTTGAAATTTTAAAAGAAAGCGTCCAATCCATCACTTTAGATCACCGGATTTTAGTGATTTTGATTGGCTTTTGTTTTGGCTCGTTTTTAGAAGGAGCGATCGGTTTTGGAGGGCCTATTGCTATAACAGCGGCGATTTTAGTGGGCTTAGGGTTAAGCCCCTTATATTCTGCCGGATTGTGCCTAATCGCTAACACCGCTCCTGTAGCTTTTGGCGCAGTGGGTATCCCTATAAGCGCTATGGCGAGCGCGGTAGGGGTGCCAGCGATTTTAATTTCAGCCATGACGGGTAAAATCCTCTTTTTTGTGAGCTTGTTAGTGCCGTTTTTCATTGTGTTTTTAATGGATGGCTTTAAGGGGATTAAAGAGACTTTTCCGGCCGTTTTTATCGCGGCTTTTTCTTTCGCTGGCGCGCAATTTTTAAGCTCTAATTATTTAGGGCCAGAATTGCCCGGTATTATTTCAGCCCTTGTTTCACTCGTTGCAACAGCGCTCTTTTTGAAATTCTGGCAGCCTAAAGTGATTTTTAGAAGCGACGGCAAAGCGGCCTCATTCACTAAGAGTAACCATCATATTTGTAAGGTTTATGTCGCTTGGTCTCCTTTTGTGATTTTGGTTTTAGTGATTGTGTTATGGATACAGCCTTTTTTTAAAGCTTTATTTGAAAAAGACGGCTTGTTAGCTTTTTCTAATTTTTATTTTGAATTCAATAACATCAGTAACCACATCTTTAAAAGCCCACCTTTTGTAGAAGCCAATCAAAGCGTGAGTTTTCCGGTGGTGTTTAAATTTTTCTTAATCAACACGGTTGGCACTTCCATTTTTTTGGCCGCTCTTGTTAGCATGCTCGTTTTAAGGGTGCGAGTGAGCGATGCGCTGAGCGTCTTTGGCGAGACTTTAAAAGAAATGCGTTACCCCATTCTCACCATTGGTTTAGTCTTAAGCTTTGCCTATGTGTCTAATTACAGCGGGATTTCTTCCACTCTAGCCTTAGCGCTCACCCATACGGGTCTGGCTTTTACTTTTTTCTCGCCCTTGATCGGATGGGTAGGCGTGTTTTTAACCGGGAGCGATACGAGTTCTAATCTTTTATTTGGCTCTTTACAGCAACTCACCGCCCAACGATTGCACCTCCCTGAGGTTTTAACCCTAACGGCTAATACCGTGGGTGGCACTTTGGGCAAAATGATAAGCCCTCAAAGCATCGCTATCGCTTGCGCGGCAGTGGGGTTAGCCGGGAAAGAGAGCGATTTATTCAAATTCACGGTTAAATACTCGCTTATTTTTGTAGCGATTATGGGAGTCGTGATCAGCGCGATTGCGTATTTGATCCCTGAAGTGGTGCCTGCGATAAAGTAG
- a CDS encoding LutB/LldF family L-lactate oxidation iron-sulfur protein — MEKYHSDQEYEEIITDQLGDMQLRENLRSAMDTLRVNRKNLIKNRYSEWENLRELGKEVKLKILSRLDEYLELFEKNATQNGFKIHYAKDGNEANEIIYNLAKEKNIKRILKQKSMASEEIGLNHYLKEKGIQAQETDLGELIIQLINEHPVHIVVPAIHKNRKQIGKIFEEKLNAAYEEEPEKLNAIARKHMRKEFESFKMGISGVNFAIANEGAIWLVENEGNGRMSTTACDVHVAICGIEKLVESFDDAAILNNLLAPSAVGVPITCYQNIITGPRKEGDLDGPKEAHIILLDNNRSNILADEKYYRALSCIRCGTCLNHCPVYDKIGGHAYLSTYPGPIGVVVSPQLFGLNNYGHIPNLCSLCGRCTEVCPVEIPLAELIRDLRSDKVGEGRGVVKGAKSTQHSGMEKFSMKMFAKMASDGAKWRFQLKMAQFFSPLGKLLAPILPLVKEWASVRTLPNIDTSLHAKVQHLEGVIYE, encoded by the coding sequence ATGGAAAAATACCATAGCGACCAAGAATACGAAGAAATCATCACCGACCAATTAGGCGATATGCAATTAAGGGAAAATTTGCGTTCTGCAATGGATACCTTAAGGGTTAATCGCAAGAATTTGATTAAGAATCGTTACAGCGAGTGGGAAAATTTAAGGGAATTAGGCAAAGAAGTCAAGCTTAAAATCTTATCCAGGCTTGATGAATATTTGGAATTGTTTGAAAAAAACGCCACTCAAAACGGCTTTAAAATCCATTACGCTAAAGACGGCAATGAAGCTAATGAAATCATTTACAACCTCGCTAAAGAAAAGAATATCAAGCGCATTTTAAAGCAAAAATCCATGGCGAGCGAAGAAATTGGCTTGAACCATTACCTCAAAGAAAAGGGCATTCAAGCGCAAGAAACGGATTTGGGCGAATTGATTATCCAGCTCATTAATGAACACCCTGTGCATATTGTCGTGCCGGCTATCCATAAAAACCGCAAGCAAATCGGTAAGATTTTTGAAGAAAAACTCAACGCCGCTTATGAAGAAGAACCTGAAAAGCTTAATGCGATCGCCAGAAAACACATGCGCAAAGAATTTGAAAGCTTTAAAATGGGGATCAGTGGGGTGAATTTCGCTATCGCTAATGAGGGAGCGATCTGGTTAGTGGAAAATGAAGGCAATGGTCGCATGAGCACCACCGCATGCGATGTGCATGTCGCTATTTGCGGGATTGAAAAATTAGTAGAAAGCTTTGATGATGCGGCGATTTTAAACAATCTGCTCGCTCCAAGCGCTGTGGGTGTGCCTATCACATGTTATCAAAACATCATCACAGGCCCTAGAAAAGAGGGCGATTTAGACGGCCCTAAAGAAGCCCACATTATTTTATTAGACAACAACCGCTCTAATATTTTGGCTGATGAAAAGTATTACCGCGCTCTTTCATGTATTCGTTGCGGGACTTGTTTGAACCACTGCCCTGTGTATGATAAAATCGGTGGACATGCCTATCTTTCTACTTATCCTGGCCCTATAGGCGTGGTGGTATCCCCCCAACTCTTTGGCTTGAATAATTACGGGCATATCCCTAATTTGTGCAGCCTTTGCGGGCGTTGCACTGAAGTTTGCCCTGTAGAAATCCCTTTAGCCGAACTCATTAGAGATTTACGATCCGATAAAGTGGGCGAGGGCAGAGGCGTAGTTAAGGGGGCTAAAAGCACCCAACACAGCGGGATGGAAAAATTCTCTATGAAAATGTTTGCCAAAATGGCAAGCGATGGGGCTAAATGGCGCTTCCAATTGAAAATGGCTCAATTTTTCTCGCCTTTAGGCAAGCTTTTAGCTCCCATACTGCCTTTAGTCAAAGAGTGGGCGAGCGTGAGAACCTTACCCAATATAGACACAAGCTTGCATGCAAAAGTCCAACACTTAGAGGGGGTGATTTATGAGTAA
- a CDS encoding L-lactate permease, translated as MEFYQVYDPLGNIWLSALVALSPIVLFFISLIVFKLKGYSAGFLSLVLSIIIALFVYKMPAQMVSASFFYGFLYGLWPIAWIVIAAIFLYNLSVKSGYFEILKESILSLTPDHRILVILIGFCFGSFLEGAIGFGGPVAITAAILVGLGLNPLYAAGLCLIANTAPVAFGAVGIPITAMASVVGIPELEISQMVGRVLPIFSIGIPFFIVFLMDGFRGIRETFPAVAVTGFSFAIAQFLSSNYLGPQLPDIISALVSLIATTLFLKFWQPKRIFTSNGKEPAISTEKHHICKVVVAWMPFVLLTITIIIWTQPWFKALFKEGGALAFSSFAFEFNSISQKIFKTVPIVTEATNFPVVFKFPLILTTGTSIFVAALLSVFLLRVKISDAIGVFGATLKEMRLPILTIGVVLAFAYVANYSGMSATLALALADTGHVFTFFSPVVGWLGVFLTGSDTSSNLLFGSLQMLIATQLGLPEVLFLAANTSGGVVGKMISPQSIAIACAAVGLVGKESELFRFTVKYSIALAIIMGIVFTLIAYVFPFIIPVTPT; from the coding sequence ATGGAATTTTATCAAGTCTATGACCCATTAGGTAATATTTGGCTGAGCGCTTTAGTGGCGCTATCGCCTATTGTGCTCTTTTTTATTTCTCTTATTGTCTTTAAACTTAAAGGGTATAGCGCTGGGTTTTTAAGCTTAGTGCTTTCAATCATTATTGCATTATTTGTGTATAAAATGCCTGCTCAAATGGTGAGCGCGAGTTTTTTCTATGGCTTTCTTTATGGCTTATGGCCGATCGCATGGATTGTGATCGCTGCGATTTTTCTTTACAACCTTTCAGTGAAATCCGGGTATTTTGAGATTTTAAAAGAAAGCATTTTAAGTTTGACGCCGGATCACCGCATTTTAGTGATTTTGATTGGCTTTTGTTTTGGCTCGTTTTTAGAAGGAGCGATCGGCTTTGGAGGCCCGGTAGCGATCACAGCGGCGATTTTAGTCGGCCTTGGGCTAAACCCCTTATACGCTGCCGGATTGTGCCTAATCGCTAACACCGCTCCTGTAGCTTTTGGCGCAGTGGGTATTCCTATTACGGCTATGGCTAGCGTGGTGGGTATCCCTGAGTTAGAGATTTCTCAAATGGTGGGCAGGGTGTTACCCATTTTTTCCATTGGCATTCCTTTTTTCATCGTGTTTTTAATGGATGGTTTTAGAGGGATTAGAGAAACTTTTCCTGCAGTGGCTGTTACCGGGTTTAGTTTCGCTATTGCGCAATTTTTAAGCTCTAATTATCTGGGGCCGCAACTCCCGGATATTATTTCAGCTTTAGTGTCATTGATCGCTACCACTTTATTTTTAAAATTCTGGCAGCCCAAGCGCATTTTCACCAGCAATGGCAAAGAGCCTGCAATCAGCACAGAAAAACACCATATTTGTAAGGTGGTTGTGGCGTGGATGCCTTTTGTGTTGCTCACTATTACGATTATCATATGGACACAACCCTGGTTTAAAGCACTCTTTAAAGAAGGCGGGGCTTTGGCGTTTTCTAGCTTTGCGTTTGAATTTAATTCCATCAGTCAAAAGATTTTTAAAACCGTTCCCATTGTTACTGAAGCGACCAATTTCCCTGTCGTGTTTAAATTCCCTCTGATTCTAACGACAGGCACTTCCATTTTTGTAGCCGCTCTTTTAAGCGTGTTTTTGTTGCGCGTGAAAATCAGCGATGCGATAGGGGTGTTTGGGGCTACTTTAAAAGAAATGCGTTTGCCGATTTTAACCATTGGCGTGGTTTTAGCGTTTGCGTATGTGGCTAATTATAGCGGCATGAGCGCCACGCTCGCTTTAGCGTTAGCGGATACCGGGCATGTTTTCACTTTCTTTTCGCCTGTTGTAGGCTGGCTTGGGGTGTTTTTAACCGGAAGCGATACGAGTTCTAATCTTTTATTTGGCTCTTTGCAAATGCTCATCGCCACACAGCTTGGCTTGCCTGAAGTGCTTTTCTTAGCGGCCAACACTTCCGGGGGCGTTGTGGGTAAAATGATAAGCCCTCAAAGTATCGCTATCGCTTGTGCAGCGGTGGGGTTAGTGGGGAAAGAGAGCGAATTGTTCAGATTTACAGTAAAATACTCTATCGCTTTGGCAATCATTATGGGGATTGTCTTCACTCTTATTGCTTATGTCTTCCCCTTTATTATTCCAGTTACTCCTACTTAA
- a CDS encoding serine/threonine transporter — protein sequence MAQEKAVIRDPKKLNLFDLRWIASLFGTAVGAGILFLPIRAGGHGIWAIVVMSAIIFPLTYLGHRALAYFIGSKDREDITMVVRSHFGAQWGFLITLLYFLAIYPICLAYGVGITNVFDHFFTNQLHLVPFHRGLLAVVLVSLMMLVMVFNATIVTRICNALVYPLCLILLLFSLYLIPYWQGANLFVVPSFKEFVLAIWLTLPVLVFSFNHSPIISTFTQNVGKEYGAFKEYKLNQIELGTSLMLLGFVMFFVFSCVMCLNADDFVKAREQNIPILSYFANTLNNPLINYAGPVVAFLAIFSSFFGHYYGAKEGLEGIIIQSLKLKKASKTLGVSVTIFLWLTITIVAYINPNILDFIENLGGPIIALILFVMPMIAFYSVSSLKRFRNFKVDIFVFVFGSLTALSVFLGLF from the coding sequence ATGGCACAAGAAAAAGCGGTCATAAGAGATCCTAAAAAACTCAATTTGTTTGATTTGCGTTGGATAGCGTCTTTATTTGGCACGGCGGTGGGGGCTGGGATTTTATTTTTGCCTATTAGAGCCGGTGGGCATGGGATATGGGCTATTGTGGTGATGAGTGCGATCATCTTCCCTTTAACTTATCTAGGGCATAGAGCTTTAGCTTATTTCATAGGATCTAAAGACAGAGAAGACATCACCATGGTCGTTCGCTCTCATTTTGGCGCTCAATGGGGTTTTCTTATCACTTTGCTTTATTTCTTGGCGATTTATCCTATTTGCTTGGCTTATGGGGTGGGTATCACTAATGTGTTTGATCATTTTTTCACTAACCAGTTGCATTTAGTACCTTTTCATCGGGGCTTACTGGCTGTGGTGTTAGTTTCTTTAATGATGTTGGTGATGGTTTTTAACGCTACGATTGTTACGCGCATTTGTAACGCTTTAGTGTATCCTTTATGCTTGATTTTATTGCTTTTTTCTTTGTATCTTATCCCTTATTGGCAAGGCGCTAATCTTTTTGTGGTGCCGAGTTTTAAAGAATTTGTGTTAGCGATTTGGCTAACCTTACCGGTGCTTGTGTTTTCATTCAACCATAGCCCCATTATTTCAACCTTCACCCAAAATGTGGGAAAAGAATACGGTGCTTTCAAAGAGTATAAACTCAATCAAATTGAATTAGGGACATCGCTGATGCTTTTAGGGTTTGTGATGTTTTTTGTGTTTTCGTGCGTCATGTGCTTGAATGCTGATGATTTTGTGAAAGCAAGGGAACAAAATATCCCCATTTTAAGCTATTTTGCTAACACTTTAAACAACCCTTTAATCAATTATGCGGGGCCTGTGGTGGCTTTTTTAGCAATTTTTTCATCTTTTTTTGGGCATTATTATGGGGCTAAAGAGGGTTTAGAAGGCATTATCATTCAAAGTTTAAAATTGAAAAAAGCTTCTAAAACCTTGGGCGTTAGCGTAACGATTTTTTTATGGCTGACTATCACGATTGTGGCTTATATTAACCCTAATATCTTGGATTTTATTGAGAATTTAGGCGGCCCCATTATCGCGCTCATTCTGTTTGTGATGCCCATGATAGCTTTTTATAGCGTTTCTAGTTTGAAGCGTTTTAGAAATTTCAAAGTGGATATTTTTGTGTTTGTCTTTGGGAGCTTAACGGCTTTGAGCGTGTTTTTAGGACTATTTTAA
- a CDS encoding class II 3-deoxy-7-phosphoheptulonate synthase, whose amino-acid sequence MSNTTWSPASWHSFKIEQHPTYKDKQELERVKKELRSYPPLVFAGEARNLQERLAQVIDNKAFLLQGGDCAESFSQFSANRIRDMFKVMMQMAIVLTFAGSIPIVKVGRIAGQFAKPRSNATEILDNEEVLSYRGDIINGISKKEREPKPERMLKAYHQSVATLNLIRAFAQGGLANLEQVHRFNLDFVKNNDFGQKYQQIADRITQALGFMQACGVEIEKTPILREVEFYTSHEALLLHYEEPLVRKDSLTNQFYDCSAHMLWIGERTRDPKGAHVEFLRGVCNPIGVKIGPNASAGEVLELCDVLNPHNIKGRLNLIVRMGSKTIKERLPKLLQGVLKEKRHILWSIDPMHGNTVKTSLGVKTRAFDSVLDEVKSFFEIHRAEGSLASGVHLEMTGENVTECIGGSQAITEEGLSCHYYTQCDPRLNATQALELAFLIADMLKKQHA is encoded by the coding sequence ATGTCAAACACAACTTGGTCGCCCGCTTCATGGCATTCTTTTAAGATAGAGCAACACCCCACTTATAAAGATAAACAAGAATTAGAAAGGGTCAAAAAAGAATTGCGCTCTTACCCTCCCTTAGTGTTTGCTGGCGAAGCGAGGAACTTGCAAGAGCGCTTAGCTCAAGTCATTGACAATAAGGCGTTTTTATTGCAAGGGGGCGATTGCGCTGAGTCGTTTTCTCAATTTAGTGCTAACCGAATTAGGGACATGTTTAAAGTGATGATGCAAATGGCGATTGTCTTAACTTTTGCTGGCTCTATACCGATCGTGAAAGTGGGGCGCATTGCCGGGCAATTTGCCAAGCCTCGCTCCAATGCGACTGAAATACTAGATAATGAAGAAGTGCTAAGCTATAGGGGGGATATTATCAATGGGATTTCCAAAAAAGAAAGAGAGCCAAAGCCTGAAAGAATGCTTAAAGCTTATCATCAAAGCGTAGCGACTTTAAACCTTATCAGAGCTTTTGCTCAAGGCGGGTTAGCCAATTTAGAGCAAGTGCATCGTTTCAATTTGGATTTTGTCAAAAACAACGACTTTGGGCAAAAATACCAGCAAATCGCTGACCGAATCACGCAAGCTTTAGGGTTCATGCAAGCATGCGGGGTGGAGATAGAAAAAACGCCTATTCTTAGGGAAGTGGAATTTTACACCAGCCACGAAGCGTTACTGCTCCATTATGAAGAGCCTTTGGTGCGTAAGGATAGTTTGACTAACCAGTTTTATGATTGCTCCGCGCACATGCTGTGGATTGGCGAAAGGACAAGAGACCCTAAGGGTGCGCATGTGGAGTTTTTAAGGGGGGTTTGTAACCCTATTGGCGTGAAAATCGGGCCTAATGCGAGCGCGGGCGAAGTGTTAGAATTGTGCGATGTTTTAAACCCGCATAACATTAAGGGGCGTTTGAATTTGATCGTGCGCATGGGTTCTAAGACGATTAAAGAGCGTTTACCTAAACTTTTACAAGGGGTGTTGAAAGAAAAACGCCATATTTTATGGAGCATTGATCCCATGCATGGCAACACGGTTAAAACCAGCTTGGGGGTTAAAACAAGGGCTTTTGATAGCGTGTTAGATGAAGTGAAAAGCTTTTTTGAAATCCATAGGGCTGAAGGGAGTTTGGCTTCAGGGGTTCATTTGGAAATGACAGGTGAGAATGTTACAGAATGTATCGGTGGCTCGCAAGCGATCACCGAAGAGGGTTTGAGTTGCCATTACTATACGCAATGCGATCCAAGGCTAAACGCTACCCAAGCCCTAGAACTCGCTTTTTTAATCGCTGACATGCTTAAAAAACAACATGCTTAG
- a CDS encoding LutC/YkgG family protein, whose translation MSKELILKCIKEARAKHAIQGANPIYRNIIKVEFEDLVEEYKHFQVLNKAEVIESAKENLEQAILKALENFKSKKVLHSTDLNLNFEAFKDFTLQPYDKEIEAMREELFEIDTALLHGVCGISSLGMIGAVSSHASPRLLSLITLNCIILLKKESIVRNLSEGVQALKNQSKNGVLPTNMLLIGGPSRTADIELKTVFGVHGPQKVAIILY comes from the coding sequence ATGAGTAAAGAGCTTATTTTAAAGTGCATTAAAGAAGCCAGAGCCAAGCATGCCATTCAGGGAGCAAACCCTATTTATAGGAATATCATTAAAGTGGAGTTTGAAGACTTGGTGGAAGAATACAAACATTTCCAAGTGTTGAATAAAGCTGAAGTCATTGAAAGCGCTAAAGAAAATTTAGAGCAAGCAATTTTAAAGGCTTTAGAAAATTTTAAGAGCAAAAAAGTCTTACACTCTACAGATTTAAATTTGAATTTTGAAGCGTTTAAGGATTTTACTTTACAGCCTTATGATAAAGAAATTGAAGCGATGCGTGAAGAGTTGTTTGAGATTGATACGGCTTTATTGCATGGGGTTTGTGGGATTTCAAGCTTGGGCATGATCGGGGCGGTTTCTTCGCATGCAAGCCCACGATTGCTTTCGCTCATTACCCTTAATTGCATTATCTTATTGAAAAAAGAATCCATTGTACGCAATTTAAGCGAAGGCGTGCAAGCTTTAAAAAACCAAAGTAAAAACGGCGTATTACCCACCAACATGCTCCTTATTGGCGGGCCTAGCCGGACAGCCGATATTGAATTAAAAACCGTTTTTGGGGTGCATGGGCCTCAAAAAGTCGCTATCATTCTCTACTAA
- a CDS encoding peroxiredoxin — protein sequence MEKLEVGQLAPDFRLKNSDGVEISLKDLLHKKVVLYFYPKDNTPGCTLEAKDFSTLFSEFEKKNAVVVGVSPDNAQSHQKFISQCSLNVILLCDEDKKAANLYKAYGKRMLYGKEHLGIIRSTFIINTQGVLEKCFYNVKAKGHAQKVLESL from the coding sequence ATGGAAAAATTAGAAGTGGGGCAATTAGCCCCTGATTTCAGGTTGAAAAACAGCGATGGCGTAGAGATTTCTTTAAAAGATTTGCTCCATAAAAAAGTGGTTCTGTATTTCTACCCTAAAGACAACACCCCCGGATGCACTCTAGAAGCCAAAGACTTTAGCACTCTGTTTAGTGAATTTGAAAAGAAAAACGCTGTTGTCGTAGGCGTAAGCCCTGATAACGCTCAATCGCATCAAAAATTTATCAGCCAATGCTCTTTGAATGTGATCTTGCTCTGCGATGAAGATAAAAAAGCCGCCAATCTTTACAAAGCTTATGGCAAACGCATGCTTTATGGGAAGGAGCATTTGGGGATTATCCGCTCCACTTTCATTATCAACACGCAAGGCGTTTTAGAAAAATGCTTCTACAATGTCAAAGCGAAAGGGCATGCTCAAAAGGTTTTAGAGAGTTTGTAG